GTTGTTGAAATCGATAATTTCGTTATACGGGGTACTCTGTGATAAGATTATTTATCAGAATCTGGGCTAAGATTTATTCGATAGCTAGTTCCTCAATGTTTAAGAACCCCCCGCGACGTACAACAACCACGTAATACAGATAGTGGGAGTAATTATATACGTTGTAATTGAAAACGTACAAAGCGACAGCTGTAATAGATTTAGTAACTAAATTATGGATAGGAAATATCGCTGGCGACTTATGTGTTTAAACAATATGTCTAATATTCATTCCACCGTTTCCTGGCCTGTAGTCAGATTCTGCTGCTTTAATACGCGTTGCATTTACGTTACTTAAATGAAttaatgtttaaaataaatccaTAAAATTATGTACCGAGATATACACTgtggtgtgaaaaaaaaatattgagtatattaatattgcaataaataataactattCACTATCACAAGTAGTGACCCATGTATTTGAAACATGTGAGAAGTAACCTATTACGGAGACAAATTAAATTAACCCAAGAACAAATTAGGCATACTCATGTGTGCAAGGTTGTACATAATTGCTAAGTATTTACATGTGTTCccattaatttcattttttttctcttctaaagaataattcaaaacTCTCAGACGATAGTACATACATCCTTCAATAGGTTttgtttcgtgaaaaatcctagttctaaccaattgtttttttacttttcactttGGTTGTGTCGTTCTTGGAatacgcattttttttctcattaaataaaattaaaagcaCCGTTCTTCGTACTATATCCCTGATGTGATTATTTATGCTAAGTAATTGAATAAAGAGTTGACCtatacaagaaaaattttataacaattatattaaatatcaGCCCGATAAGCGCGGCATTAGTATCATAGAATGTAGATCTTCCTCTGTAACTACAGTGAAACTTCCCAATAGCGGACACCTTCGAGACTGAAAATATTGTCTGTTATTTAGAACAACATTAACGTGTAAATTGTGCTACTGGACCTTTTTAGACTGTCCGTTGTAAAGAGGAATCTGTTATTGGGAGGTGTCTGTTGAGAGAAGTATCACtactgataaaaaatatgtcgGTACTTTTACTATTTAATATTTTCGCTAAGCAATAGATTTGTTTAATACAAATAGTAGCTGATTTGTCCTTTCATTTAGTACACATCAATGATAATTGGTAAGcatatttaatatttctttACATAATTACAAGcatatgttaaaaaaaaaaaactacataaGCATTATTGCCTAAtagaattaaatttgaattattaatcTTTTCAGTATGGTCTTTTGTTTCTAAGAATACTGATATAGATACCACTATACCAGGATTGGTAGAATCGGTTTATAATTTACTTAATTTCTTTTTGGTAAATACAAAAGGaatttaatttctaatttattcACAGTATAAACAGAAGTAGATCCTTAAAAGTCTAATAGAATCCCTGTATGGCGTTTTCATACATGTGATTCCTTGTCATTAGATTTAAAGAATTCCAAAGTctttgttataaacaaataatacaGTAACTACCTACTGATtctgttgaataattttacaagGCGAATCCGTAAGAGTGTCGAAGCTGCGAGTCAATGAGTTGAATGATGCGAAGGCACACGGTGTTAGTCAATCAAGTCGGATTATCTTGAATCGATTCGACACTTTAATAGATTTACCCTGTATTGTCGTTGCCCACCGAAAACGTCTGTAAGAATGATTACAGTACAcacatgtttttttcaaaattatttaagTAAATATAGTAAAGGAAGATCGTGTTTTGTTTCCATCACAGAATTTCAacttatttattcaattggTTTATGAACATTCGTACTACTGCTCGTCTTATTAGCAGGAAATTCCGTAGAGGGTCACAAAAGATGTACATGTTATTATATTAAGTGTGTAAATGAAATTCCAGTTTGCGCTCGGtagtcaactttttttttaaattaccatTATACATAGTACTTGTCGCATGATGAATTCTTCTTGTGTCAGAAACTGAAATGTAAACTAACTAATCTATCTTCACTTGCACTTTAGGTTGAGAGTCGAAGTATGCTCTGTAAATGAAAGCACCTAAAGCAGTGTGGAGCACGATGATTGAAACCCCTGCTGCGTAGACATTGCTTGGAACAGTATTCAAACTTAGAAGTCCTGTGAACGCAAGTATGATAATCAAAAACTGAATGAAGTATGTTCctattcgatgaaaatttatttaatccCGTTTAATATTACTTTCGCTAGCAAATTATTTggttaaaatttcataataccCAGCatgcataatttatttagTCCAATTCGGATGCAGTTAGGTATTTTATTGAACATcgatgtaataataaataaatatgacaaAACGGTCGTACTTGTActattgtgaaaaattgctTACCGtcgaaaatgaatattttcgaaatgaaaaatgaaagaaccGGCATCACGATTATAAAAATGCAGTGAAAAAACACCGTTTTAAACACTTGCAATTCGGAGAGTTCCTAAGAAGAAAATACGAATAGTAAGTTGGTACATTTATAGCTCAGAcagaaagaattattttcatcgcgACGTGATTTACACTGGTAATTTGTACTCACAGCTGCAGTCGACATTTTATATTGTAGTACGAGTCCTAGCTCTTGTTTAAACGTGAaatgttatttattaattatttataaaacatACAACGAAGTTGCACGTGACTTTCGTGTAGGTGTGTCAATTTATTGTACCACCACTTTTCCCAAATGTTCTCTACCTCCGATTACAGTTCAATCGTGACGGTACGATGTCTGAGGAAATGTGCACATAACCTAACTAAAATTGAACATAACCTATTATCACCCATCCTACAGTTTCTAGTATTTGCAATAATCAATTGATGGTTCGACATTGTTGATGACCTAGTCAGTGCAACACAGTTGGTAGGGAAAAAAATGGTGgggctgaattatttttatcattgatTTATTCATGCGGTATATGTTCATTActaatacaaaataataaattaattgtcgAAACAGCTGCTCTGGTGAATAATATTCCATTTCCAGACGGGTGTTTTTTAAATCGATGTACCTACAACGCGCGTAGCAtgaacgtataaatatatgccaTTTCCATATTCTGTGTCAGCaacacattaaaaatttaaaatagagAAAGTAGGGTATAATGGGTACAATTAACAGTTCAATTTTAATCGCAAAATCATTAATCTTAACGCTCTTGATCAATCGTTTAAAAATCGTTCTCAACGTCCCGCCGAATAGCGCGATCTAACGTGACGTACATAAATGATCATACGAAGTTCTATTAGTTGAAGCTAACATCACAGTTCAGTGTTATTTCCACTAGTTGTCTTCCACCGACCTCTCGATCCCAACCACTCACTTCACTCCAAAAGTTCGTGAAACATTTTATAACGAATAACCTAGATTACAGAGATATAcattattttgtttgaaacaatCGAGCGTCTGTGGATTACCAGTGAGTGATCATGGCCTCTAAGATTTGCAAAACATCAATAATATGTAAGTTTGTCCGTGGTACCATAATACTCTCTattcaaataaacaaacgaatgtattccaccctcaaaattttatgcaattcaTCTCGACATCATTCTTCACCACACGAGAGTTTTCAAACTTGAATTTGTCGTTATTTACTAATCGAGTGCACATTTTATAATAGATTGACGGAATTCTTCATCCCAGGCTTCACATCTCTCGTTTCTGTCAAAATTGGCAGGTTTATTTAGGAACTTCTTTGACCGTTGGATTGACTATTAATTACCGAATAGTTTGGAATATTTACGATGCAATCAACGAAAtataaatgtttattttttattttttctacaaataaTGTTACACATATATTGTATGTTATTACTAATCAGCAATCTGTAGGTAACCGTTTGATACAGCTTGGACTTTGTCCTCTTCACCAATTGTTTTAATCACAAAGTCCACGTGTTGCACACATATTATGAAAaactatatatattatataatccAGGTTATCACTTGATTGATTCATTGCTGTTTTTACTTCACTTCTGCTCAAgttaattatttgaaaaaactgttatcTTGACCTCTGTTATTGaaggtttttaaaaatttttttttcattgcccTTCCTTGGCAGCTTATCTCAACAAATTGTCTGCGTTCGTGATGATCTTTGAAATAACTTAATAACTTGAAATCAACTGAGATTCGATGGTCGTATGCAATGTGTTTTAAAATCCTATCAGCAAGTAGAATTTGAGAGCGTTAGGCCATGAAGTCTAGGTTCAACCCTAGCTAAAACTCTTTGTAACTtttagatatatttatttatttctagagactgtaacaataaaaaaaaaggaataacaTATCTTACCACACGAGAAATGCTATATATCTGTGCCTATATTTGGTATCGGTATATTTCAAAAGTTCGAAGTAGAAAGGTGAACCACACAGCACAGATTGCTTGCTTacgattgtaaaatttctttcattacaGTACATCGGTTACAGCGATCATGCCGCAGAACATATTCTGATGCATCGTTTCCGAAAATAACTACTCACTATACTGTTGTACCAAGAGAAACTGATCCACGATGGAAAGGTACATAAATCTTTTTATAATAACAGTGACTGTTAATTAATAAGGTTACATTCTACGATCATGATTCATAAATTTcttcattatattattccgagaattgttccAGATGTCAACATGGAAAGGTACGTCGACGAAACAGATATTTTGATAGTCGGCGGTGGTCCAGCCGGGATGTCTGCTGCAATTCAAGCTCGAAAGTTGGCTGAAAAACATGGAAAAGAATTGCGTGTAACTTTGGTTGAAAAAGCGTCAACCATTGGAGGTCACATTCTCAGTGGCGCTTGTATAGACCCAATCGCGTTGAACGAGCTCTTTCCTGATTGGAAAGAACTTGGCGCTCCTTTGAAGACTCCTGTAACTGAGGACAAGTTTGGTTTCTTAACTGAAAAGTATAGAGTACCAGTTCCAGTTTTCAAAGGAATGCCCATGTACAATCACGGAAATTACGTAGTCAGGTAATTGACTGTAAGAAGTATGCAGATACCACTTCAACAGTGTTCAGCACAAAGAGTTTGTTAGTGGTTTTATTACTTAATGCTGGTTATTATTTCCTCATAAAACAGACTGGGACATGTTGTTGCGTGGCTAGGTGAGCAGGCTGAGGCAGCTGGGGTTGAATTGTATCCTGGTTATGCTGCAGCTGAAATACTTTACCACGAAGATGGTTCTGTGAAGGGAGTTGCTACAAACGATGTTGGTATTGCCAAAGATGGATCTCCAAAAGATACGTTCGAAAGGGGTATGGAGCTTCATGCAAAGTGCACAATATTTGCCGAAGGGTGTCATGGGCATCTTGCCAAACAATTATTCAAGCAGTTCAACCTCAGGGAAAAGTCTGAACCACAAACTTATGGAATCGGGCTTAAAGAGGTTTGTCTCATTTGTTCAGTAAGactactcacaatcagtaaaGTTGAAATAACGTATTGTTAAAAGTTAGATAAGAATGAAATCAGATATCttgaatttgttttcacaGAAGCTACAGATAAGTTGAGCTTATTGAAACTTTTGTTACAAAAGGTTATTTTTAACTGTCTTTATTTAGcgttaaaatttattgcaCAAAGATAAGATAACGTGTTCTTCGTATTTCGGAACCCAGTAGTGATCAGAAGTCTTTTAACACTTAGAAATTAAATGATTTGCATGTAATTGTTTCAGGTTTGGGAAGTTGAACCTTCTAAGCACCGACCTGGGGCAGTGGAACATACTATTGGCTGGCCATTAGATAAAAATACTTACGGAGGTTCGTTCTTGTATCATTTGAACGAAGATACTCCATTGGTTGCTGTTGGTTTTGTAGTTGGATTGGATTATACTAATCCATACTTGAGTCCGTTTAGAgaatttcagaaattcaaacATCATCCAGCAATTAGACCTACTTTTGAAGGTGGAAACAGGTAAATCACAATCAGTGACTTCTGACTTCTGATTATTTTGCTATTAGCAAAGCCTAATAGATACTTTAGcattttattattgatttcaagtggaagaaaaaaagtatcacTAGTTCGGCTGTTACAGAATAGCATACGGAGCACGAGCATTGGTAGAAGGTGGTTTTCAGTCGATTCCCAAACTCCAATTTCCCGGTGGCTGTTTAGTTGGTTGTACAGCAGGCTTTTTAAATCTTCCAAAAATCAAGGGAACTCACAATGCAATGAAGAGCGGTATGTTGGCAGCTGAAAGTGTTGTAGAAGCGATTATAGATGCTGAAACAAATACTCCGACGTCACAGGGGCTAGAACCAAAGACTTATACAGATAAAATTAACAATAGTTGGATTTACAAAGAATTAAAGGCTGCTCGCAACATTAGGCCTAGTTTTCATACACCGTTAGGGCTTTACGGTGGCGTAGCTTATGCTGGGCTGTCGTTTTTGACTGGCGGAAGGGAACCTTGGACTTTGTCACATGGAGGTAAggattaaatgaaattttgcatcTTTCTAATTATTTGAGCACATCGTCATCTTTGCAAACGTCGTTAAAACATCAAttaacattttcatttctcacgGTACATTATTCTAAAACCATATTTCCCTTCGAAATATCTGTTTCAGATCCAGATCATAAAAGACTGAAGCCTGCAGCGCAATGTACGCCGATTGAATATCCAAAACCTGACAATAAAGTTTCCTTCGATCTGTTGTCATCAGTCGCGCTTACCGGTACAAACCACGAGGCTGATCAACCTGCGCATCTCACATTAAAGGACGATACGATACCAGTAAAGCACAATTTAGCTGTATATGATGGTCCAGAAGGCAGATTTTGTCCAGCGGGTAAatgaatttctctttttttttgtcattcttTTCTCATAAGGAAATGTATAGAGTAGTTAACAATTTGTGTGGACATGATttaaatattgcgaaaaaaacTGATGTGCTAGATTTGGTGCAAGATTCGTTGCTTGGACGGAATTAGACTCTGTGTTTTTTCTTCAGGTGTATACGAGTATGTTCCTCTGGAAGATGGATCTGGTCAGAGATTGCAGATCAATGCACAAAACTGTATACACTGTAAAACTTGTGACATAAAGGATCCAACACAAAACATCAACTGGGTGGTTCCTGAGGGCGGTGGTGGTCCTGCATATAACGGGATGTAAAGGTGAACCCAAAACTGACTACAAGAAATTCTATTATCTCATATCTCGATAATAGATCTAGTTCAACGAATCgatcgaaaattcgaaaatattccGAGAGTGTAggaattgtaaaataaaaatgtaatcaGAGAACAGAGCAAAGGAAGCAAAGTATCTATAGTTGAGGTACTGTGTGCAAAACGCAAAAACACAAGTCCAATTGCGGTAGGCACCATGATTAGTGATGAGTTTCAAGAATGCTATTAAAGTGGAGAAATGCATCGTATCAAAGTATGGAATGTCTTTCTAATATAAAGTATTTTAAAGGGAATGTACTGTGTATTTCCAACAATAAGAAAGGCAAACTGAACTGATATTGGATAGAAATTGAGTAAGTCTCATGAGGAAGTCGTTATATCAGAAACTAATCACGTTCAGAAATTTAAACACTTTCGGTGTGTGTGACGCAGATACGTACAATTGACATCACTAGTGCATCATTGTCGCCATATTTTTTCGAAGACTTTCTAGATTAAAATCAAAGATTTCTTATTTTAGTGTAAATGTGGTGTACTTCTTATTTAAGTTGAAATTGTTCAATGGAACATGTACAGACGTGTGCAGGACAGAACTACTGAGTTGTTACAAACCTTGAAAACCAAAGACATCGAAATAACTGAAGCAATTGTCAAGTTACTGTAAAACTTAGAGAATTTAAAAAGTAACCTGATGTATAAATTTTGGAACTGTAATTTATCTAAAGAATGGCTCGACTGTTATCAATTCTTGTGTCATGGGTTACTCTGCGctgaattatatttatataacgATTCACGGCAGGGgcgattttatattttactagTATACTGAAGCTGAATACGAATAGTGATCATTCCGGAATTTTATGTCCgtcaaaaatttcctttatataatatacgtaaatTCTTTCGAAGCTTTTACGTATTGCAAATTTGTCGAAACTCTAATTGAACTAGATTCAAATTGAGTGTATGAGATGTCCTAGTTATTCAAGATTGCAAGATCGTATATCATCTTGTTTCATTCAACAATCAAAATAACAGCTACATAAATTAGTTTACGAAATTTTAACTTAAGCTGTGGTTGGTTTTAGACAGTGGAAACATTTCAATTGTTCTCGTAAGTCTTATTAAGATAAATTTTATGGAGATGATCCACTTGAAGAGGCTGAATGCACCCCAAAAAATTATCACCCTGCgatctacttttttttttttttttaacgttttgcTATAAGAATACATGGACGATCCGTGGTAAAATTTATGAAGTACTGCGACGTGCAAAGCTACTGATTCGATCAGTACAGACTTTCCATTTCaagtaacgaaaattttttattttgatcgTAACCTGTAATTATTGAAGCTATTTTCTTTACGTTACCTACATTTATTGTCGGTCTAATTGAAATTTAGGATAACGCAACTTGATAAATACACTTAATGATGACTAATAAACGTGGGGAATGGGAGAATTTTTCTGGTCTAGAAAAACTCATGTAAAATAACATCCAAATGACTGTGGTGTGAGTTTTTCCAATCTGCACTTTGAAAACTCAAAATGATCAAAGACGTTTCTACGTGTACCACTTGGCATTGGAAGAATCTGAAGTTCGGATACCGTCCTACTCGTGTCTAAATTAATTCTGCAAGCGATTCAATGCAAGACTGTAGAGATAGCCTTGACTCTAATTGTTATAAGTCTCATAACCTGATACGCTGTAGTTTGGAgttactgaaaaaattgtacatatatatatatacatatatatattatatatacataatatacagaTGATTATAAGTTTTTATATGATTGTTGAAGGTACTTTTGAATATAACGCATATACATACCCATGCAAGTTGAATTCATGATTCTTTGATGACTATGGTGAAAATTTAGCGTTACGATTTCAACTGTACACATGAATAGAACCTGAATGTATTCATGCGTGTAACTaatatttttgtcgaaaattgtGAAACAGTAGACTGTTATCTATCGAGGgatattcttttcatttctgtaTAAATTGCTGTATTGGGGTTTCCACGAAACTGTAAATTATACCGTCAATTTTTCAGGTAGTTGGAACAACTTTTTCTGCTTTTTAATCCGTGTGTACACCTGCCTGCAATGATTCAAGACTAGCTAAATTTTCAGTCAAGCCAATTGATACATTGGCAATAGACTAACAATAAAGTCAGCTAGCAGCGACGACGCCGCGTTTTCGCTCGTATAGAGACACCATAATACCATCTAAATTATTCGATTCTAatggtttttcaatttcgatgaaatttacATGACAAATTCGCGAAGAAGCACTTGCAGCATTGTAAGATCAAAGGATAAGAAAATGAGGGAAACCTACGGGAAAATTGCGCGTTTTTTCCattcttccatttttcaaGATCGGgaacattttcgccaaaaatgcataCCTCACCTTCGTGATTCTGGGAGCTGAAAAGCTTTCAacttcgaatatttttatacgacTTTGTTTAGACCAATTGGACAGAGAGGATTGTAAAACAGGCTTTTCAGCTGTCGTGGATTTAACAGCCGAGAAAATACGACCAAAAtgtgacaaaattttgttatttatttctctctaGCCAGATTACATAAATCAGTCATAACCCAACATCATAGTACATAGCATATTGTACACCTCAGAAGTGCGTTGCGCTCTTGCACAAGTCGGAACGTATACTAAGCTTATTAACAGTAAAGTACGAAAATGATTGTGTGACATGACATTCTTCATATTTTCCTTAAGATTATGTATAATGCATTTCTTCCGCGTATTGTATTAATCGGAACTATTACGTAATGCTCAATCATACTTTCGCATACCATTTTGTTTTGACTTTCATACCACG
This genomic stretch from Neodiprion pinetum isolate iyNeoPine1 chromosome 6, iyNeoPine1.2, whole genome shotgun sequence harbors:
- the LOC124222434 gene encoding vacuolar ATPase assembly integral membrane protein VMA21 homolog; amino-acid sequence: MSTAAELSELQVFKTVFFHCIFIIVMPVLSFFISKIFIFDGLLSLNTVPSNVYAAGVSIIVLHTALGAFIYRAYFDSQPKVQVKID
- the Etf-QO gene encoding electron transfer flavoprotein-ubiquinone oxidoreductase, mitochondrial, giving the protein MASKICKTSIILHRLQRSCRRTYSDASFPKITTHYTVVPRETDPRWKDVNMERYVDETDILIVGGGPAGMSAAIQARKLAEKHGKELRVTLVEKASTIGGHILSGACIDPIALNELFPDWKELGAPLKTPVTEDKFGFLTEKYRVPVPVFKGMPMYNHGNYVVRLGHVVAWLGEQAEAAGVELYPGYAAAEILYHEDGSVKGVATNDVGIAKDGSPKDTFERGMELHAKCTIFAEGCHGHLAKQLFKQFNLREKSEPQTYGIGLKEVWEVEPSKHRPGAVEHTIGWPLDKNTYGGSFLYHLNEDTPLVAVGFVVGLDYTNPYLSPFREFQKFKHHPAIRPTFEGGNRIAYGARALVEGGFQSIPKLQFPGGCLVGCTAGFLNLPKIKGTHNAMKSGMLAAESVVEAIIDAETNTPTSQGLEPKTYTDKINNSWIYKELKAARNIRPSFHTPLGLYGGVAYAGLSFLTGGREPWTLSHGDPDHKRLKPAAQCTPIEYPKPDNKVSFDLLSSVALTGTNHEADQPAHLTLKDDTIPVKHNLAVYDGPEGRFCPAGVYEYVPLEDGSGQRLQINAQNCIHCKTCDIKDPTQNINWVVPEGGGGPAYNGM